Proteins encoded together in one Meles meles chromosome 7, mMelMel3.1 paternal haplotype, whole genome shotgun sequence window:
- the LOC123946531 gene encoding peptidyl-prolyl cis-trans isomerase D-like translates to MLHPSPKTKPSNPGTPRVFFDVDIRGERVGRIVLELFADTVPKTAENFCALCTGEKGIGPTKGKPLHFKGCPFHRIIKKFMIQGGDFSNQNGTGGESIYGEKFEDENFYYKHDQEGLLSMANADCNTNGSQFFITTVPTPHLDGKHVVFGQVIKGMGAARILENIDVKGEKPAKLCVIAECGELKEGDDWGIYPKDGSGDSHPDFPEDADIDLKDVNKILLIAEDVKTIGNTFFKSQNWEMAIKKYTKVLRYVEGSKAVTEQADRSKLQPIALSCVLNIGACKLKMSNWQGVIDSCLEALEIDPSNTKALYHRAQGWQGHRKIKRRQHMQKCLPNRKLFYLNMH, encoded by the coding sequence ATGTTGCACCCGTCCCCAAAAACTAAGCCTTCCAACCCCGGTACCCCCAGAGTCTTCTTTGACGTGGACATCAGAGGGGAGCGAGTTGGTCGAATTGTCTTAGAATTGTTTGCAGATACTGTACCCAAAACTGCAGAAAATTTTTGTGCATTGTGTACAGGAGAAAAAGGCATTGGACCCACCAAAGGGAAACCTCTCCATTTCAAAGGATGTCCTTTCCATCGAATTATTAAGAAATTTATGATTCAGGGTGGAGACTTCTCAAATCAAAATGGGACAGGTGGAGAAAGTATTTATGGTGAAAAATTTGAAGATGAAAATTTCTATTATAAGCATGATCAGGAAGGTTTACTGAGCATGGCAAATGCAGACTGCAATACAAATGGTTCTCAGTTCTTTATCACAACAGTCCCAACTCCTCACTTGGATGGGAAACATGTGGTATTTGGCCAAGTAATTAAAGGAATGGGTGCGGCAAGGATACTGGAAAACATAGACGTGAAAGGTGAAAAACCTGCCAAATTGTGCGTTATTGCAGAATGCGGAGAATTGAAGGAAGGGGATGATTGGGGGATATACCCAAAAGATGGCTCTGGTGACAGTCATCCAGACTTCCCTGAGGACGCAGATATAGAtttaaaagatgtaaataaaattttactaataGCTGAAGATGTAAAAACTATTGGAAATACTTTTTTCAAATCTCAGAACTGGGAAATGGccataaaaaaatatacaaaagtttTAAGGTATGTGGAAGGTTCAAAGGCTGTTACTGAGCAAGCAGATAGATCGAAGCTACAACCTATAGCTTTAAGCTGTGTGCTGAATATTGGTGCTTGTAAACTGAAGATGTCAAATTGGCAGGGAGTAATCGACAGTTGTTTGGAGGCTCTTGAAATAGACCCATCCAATACCAAAGCATTGTACCACAGAGCTCAAGGATGGCAAGGgcacagaaagataaagagaaggcaGCATATGCAAAAATGTTTGCCTAATAGGAAATTGTTTTACTTAAATATGCATTGA